A stretch of Chroicocephalus ridibundus chromosome 24, bChrRid1.1, whole genome shotgun sequence DNA encodes these proteins:
- the SLC39A5 gene encoding zinc transporter ZIP5 produces MAPHGLLLGVLGLLSLGCGDPAGLALPEDAAQEHGYYLRQLFGQYGANGTLPFEGLARLLGSLGLGRVQVVQIQHEELGHGHVSHLDLLEVQEEKHRHRHPLWEHGGDPAPTPPTPTSPRPSQTKSWTKPPGVGVTPGSHGAPPPPRRDLSLLGRVLGLEHSSADHPHHDCLNVTQLLVNFGLDSVAQLTPEQFTLLCPALLYQIDSRVCIQHSDEVTLPPPGGALWPALGWGLLAVTFLSLPSALAVVLVPLLSRTFFRSLLAFLVALAVGTLCGDALLHLWPHAQGKHQETASEPGATVLQGLAVLGGIYLLFLLELLLGTLRRSREAAGRSPGEPPDVAAGVLAPPPGGAELQHLTAPEPELELKPHRHPHGHPHGHPHGHSHGPALPPSPGAADIVWMVVLGDGVHNLTDGLAIGAAFSHSLPSGLSTALAVLCHELPHELGDLAVLLRAGTAPRAILLLNLLSALLSGLGAAAGAAVGQSAAHLTPWILTVTAGLFLYVALADMLPEVLRGTQGPGEATWSRFLLQNAGFLLGSGIMLAIALAEGHLRAWLQP; encoded by the exons ATGGCTCCCCACGGGCTcctcctgggggtcctggggttGCTGTCGCTGGGGTGCGGGGATCCGGCGGGGCTGGCGTTGCCGGAGGACGCGGCGCAGGAACACGGTTACTACCTGCGGCAGCTCTTCGGGCAGTACGGGGCCAACGGGACGCTGCCCTTCGaggggctggcgcggctgctgggcagcctggggctgggccGGGTGCAGGTGGTGCAGATCCAGCACGAGGAGCTGGGCCACGGCCACGTCAGCCACCTCGACCTGCTGGAGGTGCAGGAGGAGAAACACCGGCACCGACACCCCCTCTGGGAGCACGGCGGGGACCCTGCGCCCACCCCCCCGACGCCCACCAG cccccggccctccCAGACGAAAAGCTGGACGAAGCCCCCCGGCGTCGGCGTCACCCCCGGGAGCCAtggggcccccccacccccccggcggGACCTGAGCCTCctggggagggtgctgggcttGGAGCACTCCAGCGCCGACCACCCGCACCACGAC TGCCTCAACGTCACCCAACTGCTGGTGAATTTTGGGCTGGACTCGGTGGCGCAGCTGACGCCGGAGCAGTTCACCCTCCTCTGCCCGGCCCTGCTCTACCAGATCGACAGCCGCGTCTGCATCCAGCACAGCGATGAGGTGACGCTGCCTCCCCCGGGGGGGGCCCTGTGGCCAG cgctgggctgggggctgctggccgtCACCTTCCTCAGCCTGCCCTCCGCCCTGGCCGTCGTCCTCGTCCCGCTGCTGAGCCGCACCTTCTTCCGCTCGCTGCTGGCCTTCCTGGTGGCGCTGGCCGTGGGGACGCTCTGCGGGGACGCCCTGCTCCACCTCTGGCCCCAC GCCCAGGGGAAGCACCAGGAGACGGCGTCGGAGCCGGGGGCCACggtgctgcaggggctggcggtgctggggggcaTCTACCTGCTcttcctgctggagctgctgctggggacgcTGCGGCGGAGCCGGGAGGCCGCG GGACGCTCCCCCGGAGAGCCCCCCGACGTGGCCGCGGGGGTCCTGGCACCGCCGCCAGGAG GGGCCGAGCTGCAACACCTGACGGCACCGGAGCCAGAGCTGGAGCTCaagccccacagacacccccacGGACACCCCCACGGACACCCCCACGGACACTCCCacggccccgcgctcccccccagccccggggccgctGACATCGTCTggatggtggtgctgggggatggGGTCCACAACCTGACGGACGGGCTGGCCAttg GCGCCGCCTTCTCCCACAGCCTCCCCAGCGGCCTCAGCACCGCGCTGGCCGTGCTCTGCCACGAGCTGCCCCACGAGCTGG GCGACCTGGCGGTGCTGCTGCGGGCGGGCACGGCCCCCCGCGCCATCCTGCTCCTCAACCTGCTCTCGGCCCTGCTCTCGGgcctgggggcggcggcgggggcggccgtggggcagagcGCGGCCCACCTCACCCCCTGGATCCTCACCGTCACCGCCGGCCTCTTCCTCTACGTGGCCTTGGCCGACATG ctccccgAGGTGCTGCGGGGCACCCAGGGCCCCGGAGAGGCCACCTGGAGCCGCTTCCTCCTGCAGAACGCGGGGTTCCTGCTGGGCAGCGGCATCATGCTGGCCATCGCCCTGGCCGAGGGGCACCTCCGcgcctggctgcagccctga
- the NABP2 gene encoding LOW QUALITY PROTEIN: SOSS complex subunit B1 (The sequence of the model RefSeq protein was modified relative to this genomic sequence to represent the inferred CDS: inserted 2 bases in 1 codon), protein MSTETLVKDVKPGLKNLNLIFIVLETGRVTKTKDGHEVRTCKVADKTGSINISVWDDVGNLIQPGDIIRLTKGYASVFKGCLTLYTGRGGDLQKIGEFCMVYSEVPNFSEPNPEYAAQQAQSKGAQNESASPATSQPSQGPPAASPAPDSPNGNGLSPGGPAHPPAAPQHPPSGRITRSQPGHXPGPPAGPVSNGKETRRSSKR, encoded by the exons ATGAGCACCGAGACGCTGGTGAAGGACGTGAAACCGGGGCTGAAGAACCTCAACCTCATCTTCATCGTGCTGGAGACGG GCCGGGTGACGAAGACGAAGGACGGGCACGAGGTGCGGACCTGCAAAGTGGCCGACAAGACGGGCAGCATCAACATCTCCGTGTGGGACGACGTGGGGAACCTCATCCAGCCCGGGGACATCATCCGCCTCACCaaggg atACGCCTCCGTCTTCAAGGGCTGCCTGACCCTCTACACGGGGCGCGGGGGCGACCTGCAGAAGATCGGCGA GTTCTGCATGGTCTACTCCGAGGTGCCCAACTTCAGCGAGCCCAACCCCGAGTACGCGGCGCAGCAGGCGCAGAGCAAAGGG GCCCAGAACGAGAGCGCGAGTCCGGCCACTTCGCAGCCCAGCCAGGGCCCCCCCGCGGCGTCCCCCG cccccgaCAGCCCCAACGGGAACGGGCTGAGCCCGGGGGGTCCCgcgcacccccccgccgccccccagcacccccccagcgGCCGCATCACCCGCAGCCAGCccggcca ccccggcccccccgccggccccgtcAGCAACGGCAAGGAGACGCGGAGGAGCAGCAAGAGATAA